From the genome of Gracilibacillus salitolerans, one region includes:
- the rpsP gene encoding 30S ribosomal protein S16, whose protein sequence is MAVKIRLKRMGSKRNPFYRIVVADSRSPRDGRIIEQIGTYNPVVNPVEVKLDEDKALDWMTKGAKPSDTVRNLFSTEGIMKKFHESKNQ, encoded by the coding sequence ATGGCAGTAAAAATTCGCTTAAAGCGTATGGGTTCTAAAAGAAATCCATTCTATCGTATCGTAGTTGCGGATTCTCGTTCACCACGTGATGGACGTATTATCGAACAAATTGGAACATATAACCCGGTAGTTAATCCGGTTGAAGTGAAACTAGATGAAGATAAAGCACTTGATTGGATGACAAAAGGTGCGAAACCAAGTGATACGGTACGTAATTTATTCTCAACTGAAGGCATCATGAAGAAATTCCACGAATCAAAAAATCAATAA
- a CDS encoding KH domain-containing protein — MKSLIETIVEPLVDHPDAIVVTENEEENKIVYHLQVHENDVGKVIGKNGRIAKSIRTVVYAAGMKSNKKIYLDIM; from the coding sequence ATGAAATCATTGATTGAAACAATTGTGGAACCATTAGTTGATCATCCTGATGCAATTGTTGTTACGGAAAATGAAGAGGAAAACAAAATTGTGTATCATCTTCAAGTTCATGAAAATGATGTAGGTAAAGTGATCGGTAAAAATGGCCGCATTGCCAAATCAATACGAACAGTTGTTTATGCAGCTGGAATGAAATCTAATAAAAAAATCTATTTAGATATCATGTAA
- a CDS encoding YlqD family protein: MKIIKKIAVKKIVTDQSKGQLREEYQFKIFKLEQECEQLKFEQKKLEQRSANKKADIEAKFKKEMANRKDHIKWYKYKLEQLEILPTGSEINDGEVEAVIDIEEGMNWDDLTEQTAIIVKDGMITKIT; the protein is encoded by the coding sequence ATGAAAATTATTAAAAAAATTGCCGTCAAAAAAATAGTAACGGATCAAAGTAAAGGACAACTGAGGGAAGAATACCAATTCAAGATTTTTAAACTCGAACAGGAATGTGAACAATTAAAGTTTGAGCAAAAAAAATTAGAACAGCGCTCAGCAAACAAAAAAGCAGACATCGAAGCCAAATTCAAGAAAGAAATGGCTAATCGTAAGGATCATATAAAATGGTATAAATACAAACTCGAACAACTGGAAATATTACCAACCGGGAGCGAAATTAATGATGGGGAAGTCGAAGCAGTTATCGATATCGAAGAAGGTATGAACTGGGACGATTTAACAGAACAAACAGCCATTATTGTGAAAGATGGCATGATTACGAAAATTACATAA
- the rimM gene encoding ribosome maturation factor RimM (Essential for efficient processing of 16S rRNA): MDHLKVGKIVNTHGIKGEVKVVRITDFEERFEMGSTLWIKEKEDAALKPVTIDGHRIHKNFDLLHFEGYNNISDVEHFKESLLVINTDQLTELEDNEFYYHEVIGCEVETTTGELIGKVKEILSPGANDVWVVKQKGKEYLIPYIEDVVKEVDIENQKIKIEPMEGLLD; the protein is encoded by the coding sequence ATGGATCATTTAAAAGTAGGGAAAATTGTCAATACACATGGAATAAAAGGAGAAGTAAAAGTAGTACGAATTACCGATTTCGAAGAACGTTTCGAAATGGGCTCTACATTATGGATTAAAGAAAAAGAAGATGCGGCATTAAAACCAGTTACCATTGATGGTCATCGTATTCACAAAAATTTTGATTTATTGCATTTCGAAGGATATAACAATATCAGTGATGTAGAACATTTCAAAGAATCATTGTTAGTTATTAATACAGACCAGCTTACAGAATTAGAAGACAATGAATTTTATTATCATGAAGTGATTGGTTGTGAGGTAGAAACAACTACAGGGGAATTGATCGGGAAGGTCAAAGAAATACTTTCACCTGGCGCAAATGATGTGTGGGTAGTGAAACAAAAAGGGAAGGAATATTTAATCCCATATATTGAAGATGTCGTCAAAGAAGTAGATATTGAAAACCAGAAGATTAAAATTGAACCGATGGAAGGGTTATTAGACTGA
- the trmD gene encoding tRNA (guanosine(37)-N1)-methyltransferase TrmD produces the protein MKIDILSLFPEMFHGVFQSSILKKAHEADAFQYNFVNFRDYTDNKHNKVDDYPYGGGAGMVLKPQPIFDAVEAIEKNTSQKPRVILMCPQGETYSQKKAEELAKEEHLIFICGHYEGYDERIRTELVTDEISIGDYVLTGGELGAMVVIDSVVRLLPDVLGNEDSAVQDSFSTGLLEHPHFTRPADFRGLKVPDVLLSGNHAHIEEWRKKEALKRTYFRRQDLLQNLQLTENEKKWIKEWETSQENS, from the coding sequence ATGAAAATAGATATACTGTCATTATTTCCGGAAATGTTTCATGGTGTTTTTCAATCTTCCATTTTAAAAAAAGCACATGAGGCAGATGCTTTTCAGTATAATTTTGTGAATTTTCGTGATTATACGGATAATAAACACAATAAAGTAGATGACTATCCTTATGGCGGAGGCGCGGGTATGGTATTAAAACCTCAACCTATTTTTGATGCAGTAGAGGCGATTGAAAAAAACACGTCTCAAAAACCTCGTGTTATTTTGATGTGTCCTCAAGGAGAAACCTACTCGCAAAAGAAAGCAGAAGAACTTGCAAAAGAAGAACATTTAATCTTTATATGTGGTCATTACGAGGGCTATGATGAGCGAATTAGAACAGAGCTTGTTACCGATGAGATATCGATTGGTGACTATGTGCTGACAGGTGGAGAATTAGGTGCTATGGTCGTGATTGACAGTGTTGTCCGCTTATTACCAGACGTGTTAGGTAACGAAGATTCTGCTGTTCAGGATTCTTTTTCAACAGGTTTATTAGAGCATCCCCATTTTACGCGACCGGCTGATTTCCGAGGCTTAAAAGTTCCAGACGTATTGTTATCAGGAAACCATGCTCATATTGAAGAATGGCGTAAAAAAGAAGCGTTAAAAAGAACCTATTTTAGAAGACAAGATTTATTGCAAAATCTACAGTTAACGGAAAATGAAAAGAAATGGATAAAAGAATGGGAAACTTCACAAGAAAATAGTTGA
- the rplS gene encoding 50S ribosomal protein L19, whose product MQKLIEEITKDQLKTDLPEFRAGDTVKVHVKVVEGNRERIQVFEGVVIKRQNGGISETFTVRKISYGVGVERTFPVHSPRIDKIEVSRRGKVRRAKLYYLRNLRGKAARIKEIR is encoded by the coding sequence ATGCAAAAATTAATCGAAGAAATTACAAAAGATCAACTTAAAACTGATTTACCTGAGTTTCGTGCTGGTGATACGGTAAAAGTTCACGTGAAAGTTGTGGAAGGTAACCGTGAACGTATTCAGGTATTCGAAGGTGTTGTCATTAAACGCCAAAATGGTGGTATTAGTGAAACATTTACAGTTCGTAAGATTTCTTACGGTGTAGGGGTTGAACGTACATTCCCTGTGCATTCACCACGAATTGATAAAATCGAAGTGAGTCGTCGTGGTAAAGTTCGTCGTGCGAAGCTTTATTATCTACGTAATCTACGTGGTAAAGCAGCGCGTATTAAAGAAATTCGCTAA
- the lepB gene encoding signal peptidase I, translating into MTEKKVDWVDWIKTIVITGLIVIIFRMFIAVPIVVEGPSMLPTLEDKDRIIVNKISLLFDEPDRFDVVVFHATAKKDYIKRVIGLPGDSIIYKDDQLYINGQPVEEPFIDAEIANDQSNYTTNFTLQDIPGNAEEVPEGHVFVLGDNRPNSTDSRHLGFISMDQIVGIAGVTYWPVDNIGFVD; encoded by the coding sequence ATGACTGAAAAAAAGGTTGATTGGGTTGATTGGATAAAAACCATTGTCATTACGGGATTAATTGTGATTATATTTCGCATGTTTATTGCGGTACCGATTGTAGTAGAGGGACCATCCATGTTACCAACTCTAGAGGATAAAGATCGAATTATCGTCAATAAGATAAGCTTATTGTTTGATGAACCAGATCGTTTTGATGTTGTTGTTTTTCATGCTACGGCGAAGAAGGATTACATAAAAAGGGTGATTGGTTTGCCCGGTGATTCCATTATTTATAAAGATGATCAATTATATATTAATGGACAACCAGTTGAAGAACCGTTTATTGATGCAGAAATAGCAAACGACCAATCAAATTATACAACGAATTTTACCTTGCAAGATATACCAGGCAATGCTGAAGAAGTTCCTGAGGGACATGTATTTGTTTTAGGAGATAATAGGCCCAATTCAACAGATAGTAGACATCTAGGATTCATATCGATGGATCAAATAGTAGGAATTGCTGGTGTAACGTATTGGCCAGTGGATAACATCGGCTTCGTTGATTAA
- the ylqF gene encoding ribosome biogenesis GTPase YlqF, with the protein MTIQWFPGHMAKAKREVQEKLKLVDFVIELVDARAPESSQNPLLQQILNQKPKMVVLMKDDLADPVSTKAWLRHFSEQGMVAIAVNVNDRKDLQHVIQKAKDMAKDKMDRLKKKGVRPRPARAMIIGIPNVGKSTLINRLVHKKIAKTGDKPGVTKNQQWIKVKKDFELLDTPGILWPKFEEQVVGYRLAAIGTIKDQLLPIEDIAAFVIQYLQATYPSVLKDRYQMSEDNEDMNDIFEHIGRGRGCLESGGRVNFEKTADIILQDLRSGRLGSITLEKPE; encoded by the coding sequence ATGACAATACAATGGTTTCCGGGACATATGGCCAAAGCCAAAAGAGAAGTACAAGAAAAATTAAAATTGGTTGATTTTGTGATTGAATTAGTAGACGCAAGGGCGCCAGAGTCATCACAAAATCCCCTTTTACAGCAAATTTTAAATCAGAAACCCAAAATGGTTGTGCTAATGAAAGATGACTTGGCTGATCCGGTATCGACAAAAGCTTGGCTTAGACATTTCTCAGAGCAAGGCATGGTTGCCATAGCAGTGAATGTTAATGACCGCAAGGATTTACAGCACGTCATTCAAAAAGCAAAGGATATGGCCAAGGATAAGATGGACCGTTTAAAGAAGAAAGGTGTTCGTCCAAGACCGGCACGCGCAATGATTATTGGAATACCAAATGTCGGCAAGTCAACTTTAATTAATCGGTTAGTACATAAGAAGATAGCCAAGACTGGTGATAAACCAGGTGTGACGAAGAATCAACAGTGGATAAAAGTAAAAAAGGATTTTGAATTATTAGATACACCCGGTATTCTTTGGCCAAAATTTGAGGAGCAAGTAGTTGGTTATCGACTAGCAGCTATTGGTACAATCAAGGATCAATTGCTCCCGATAGAAGATATAGCAGCTTTTGTGATTCAATATTTACAAGCAACTTATCCTTCCGTATTAAAGGACCGTTATCAAATGTCAGAGGATAATGAGGATATGAATGATATATTTGAGCATATCGGTAGGGGAAGAGGTTGCCTTGAATCAGGTGGCAGAGTGAATTTTGAAAAAACAGCCGACATCATCCTTCAAGACTTGCGGTCTGGAAGATTAGGAAGTATAACGCTTGAAAAACCAGAATAG
- a CDS encoding ribonuclease HII, with protein MKEKWMINEIKQYLTEEQPTEEVLRVLYQDQRKGVQTLLKQYEKRQQEAQAQQDLFETMSQNEKKLRNKGITYIAGVDEVGRGPLAGPVVAAAVVLPGDFQLLGINDSKKLSKKKRELFYQYITKYAIDYAVGIVDADEIDQINILQASKKAMYQALRKLNQVEHVLIDAVNLKQLEMPYDSIIKGDQKSISIAAASIIAKVTRDDMMEKLHQQYPLYAFDQNSGYGTKQHLDAINGHGLTPYHRKSFLKSYS; from the coding sequence ATGAAAGAAAAATGGATGATTAACGAAATTAAACAATATTTAACAGAAGAACAGCCTACTGAAGAGGTGTTGCGTGTATTGTACCAAGATCAGCGAAAAGGTGTTCAAACTTTATTGAAACAGTATGAAAAAAGACAACAAGAAGCTCAAGCTCAACAAGATCTATTTGAAACGATGAGTCAAAACGAGAAGAAGTTAAGGAATAAAGGCATTACATATATTGCAGGTGTAGACGAGGTCGGGAGAGGGCCACTAGCAGGACCTGTTGTAGCGGCAGCAGTTGTTTTACCAGGTGATTTTCAATTGTTAGGAATAAATGATTCAAAAAAATTATCAAAGAAAAAACGAGAATTATTTTATCAATACATCACAAAATATGCGATTGATTATGCTGTAGGCATAGTGGATGCTGATGAAATTGACCAGATCAATATTTTACAAGCATCCAAAAAGGCGATGTATCAAGCGTTAAGGAAATTAAATCAAGTAGAGCATGTGCTCATAGACGCAGTGAACCTGAAGCAATTGGAAATGCCTTATGATTCAATCATAAAAGGAGATCAAAAAAGTATTTCGATTGCGGCTGCAAGTATTATTGCCAAGGTAACGCGTGATGATATGATGGAAAAGTTACATCAACAGTATCCTTTATACGCTTTTGATCAAAACAGTGGATATGGAACCAAACAGCATTTAGATGCAATAAATGGCCATGGCTTAACACCTTATCACCGGAAAAGCTTTCTAAAATCCTATTCGTAG
- a CDS encoding EscU/YscU/HrcU family type III secretion system export apparatus switch protein yields the protein MTEQERYRKRAAALQYDTETDVAPKVTATGKGYVAEEIVERAKQNKIPIQSDPSLVELLSELNINEQIPEELYQVVAEVFAYIYQVDQKAAKK from the coding sequence ATGACAGAGCAGGAACGATATCGAAAACGAGCAGCAGCCTTACAGTATGATACGGAAACGGATGTTGCCCCAAAAGTAACCGCGACCGGTAAAGGCTATGTAGCAGAAGAAATTGTCGAGAGAGCAAAGCAAAACAAAATCCCGATTCAATCTGATCCGTCTCTTGTAGAATTATTATCTGAATTAAATATAAATGAACAGATACCAGAGGAGTTATACCAGGTAGTGGCAGAAGTGTTTGCTTATATTTATCAAGTAGACCAAAAAGCAGCTAAGAAATAA
- the sucC gene encoding ADP-forming succinate--CoA ligase subunit beta produces MNIHEYQGKEILRSYGVAVPNGKVAYTVDEAVEAAEQLGSAVSVVKAQIHAGGRGKAGGVKVAKNIDEVRTYADEILGKTLVTHQTGPEGKEVKRLLIEEGCDIQKEYYVGLVLDRATSRVTMMASEEGGTEIEEVAEKTPEKIFKEVIDPVTGLLPYQARRLAFNLNIPAEYLSKAVKFMMGLYQVFVEKDCSIAEINPLVTTGDGNVLALDAKLNFDDNALFRQKDIVEYRDLEEEDEKEIEASKYDLSYIALDGNIGCMVNGAGLAMATMDIIKHYSGDPANFLDVGGGATAEKVTEAFKIILSDDNVKGIFVNIFGGIMKCDVIAEGVVQATKEVGLTIPLVVRLEGTNVDAGKKILADSGLNITPAESMADGAEKIVALVNEA; encoded by the coding sequence ATGAATATTCACGAGTATCAAGGCAAAGAGATTTTGCGTAGTTACGGTGTTGCTGTACCTAACGGAAAAGTAGCCTATACAGTAGATGAAGCTGTTGAAGCTGCAGAACAATTAGGTTCAGCGGTATCGGTGGTAAAGGCTCAAATTCACGCTGGGGGAAGAGGAAAAGCAGGTGGTGTGAAAGTAGCTAAAAATATCGATGAAGTCCGTACATATGCTGATGAAATTTTAGGAAAAACATTAGTAACACATCAAACTGGCCCAGAGGGCAAAGAAGTAAAGCGTTTACTGATTGAAGAAGGTTGCGACATCCAAAAAGAATACTATGTCGGCCTTGTACTAGACCGTGCTACATCACGTGTTACAATGATGGCGTCTGAAGAAGGCGGTACAGAAATCGAAGAAGTAGCAGAAAAGACACCTGAAAAAATCTTTAAAGAAGTGATCGATCCAGTTACTGGTTTATTACCATATCAAGCAAGACGTCTTGCTTTTAATCTTAATATTCCAGCAGAATACTTGTCGAAAGCAGTTAAATTCATGATGGGGTTATATCAAGTGTTTGTCGAAAAAGATTGCTCCATTGCAGAAATTAACCCGCTTGTTACGACAGGCGACGGGAACGTTTTAGCATTAGATGCGAAACTTAACTTTGATGATAATGCCCTGTTTCGTCAAAAAGATATTGTCGAGTATCGTGATTTAGAGGAAGAAGACGAAAAAGAAATCGAAGCATCCAAGTATGACCTAAGTTATATCGCGCTGGATGGTAATATTGGCTGTATGGTAAACGGTGCAGGTCTTGCGATGGCAACGATGGACATTATCAAGCATTATAGTGGAGATCCGGCTAACTTCCTAGATGTTGGGGGCGGAGCAACTGCAGAGAAAGTAACGGAAGCATTCAAGATCATTCTGTCGGATGACAATGTAAAAGGTATTTTTGTAAACATTTTCGGTGGAATTATGAAATGTGATGTTATTGCAGAAGGTGTCGTCCAAGCAACGAAGGAAGTTGGTTTAACTATTCCTTTAGTAGTTCGTCTTGAAGGTACAAACGTAGATGCTGGTAAGAAAATTTTAGCTGACTCTGGTTTGAATATTACACCAGCTGAATCAATGGCAGACGGTGCAGAGAAAATTGTTGCACTTGTTAATGAAGCATAA
- the sucD gene encoding succinate--CoA ligase subunit alpha codes for MSVFVNKNTKVLVQGITGSTALFHTKQMLEYGTKIVGGVTPKKGGTEVEGVPVFNTVAEAVNETGANASVIYVPAPFAADAIIEAVDAELDLVICITEHIPVMDMVKVKRYMEGKKTRLVGPNCPGVITPEECKIGIMPGYIHKKGHIGVVSRSGTLTYEAVHQLSENGFGQSTAVGIGGDPVNGTDFIDALKAFNEDPETEAVMMIGEIGGTAEEEAAEWVKANMKKPVVGFIGGATAPPGKRMGHAGAIISGGKGTAEEKIKTMNACGIKVAETPSVMGETLINVLKDKDLYDKCKTH; via the coding sequence ATGAGTGTTTTTGTTAATAAAAATACCAAAGTGCTTGTTCAAGGTATAACTGGTTCAACAGCACTTTTCCATACAAAACAGATGCTAGAATATGGGACTAAAATTGTCGGTGGGGTAACACCCAAAAAAGGCGGTACGGAAGTTGAAGGGGTACCTGTATTTAATACAGTTGCAGAAGCTGTAAATGAAACAGGTGCAAATGCTTCGGTTATTTATGTACCAGCTCCATTTGCTGCAGATGCCATTATAGAAGCAGTAGATGCTGAATTAGACCTTGTAATTTGTATTACAGAGCATATTCCTGTGATGGATATGGTCAAAGTAAAACGTTACATGGAAGGTAAGAAAACGAGATTAGTAGGGCCAAACTGCCCAGGTGTCATTACACCAGAAGAATGTAAAATTGGAATTATGCCAGGATATATTCATAAGAAAGGTCATATCGGGGTTGTTTCTCGTTCTGGAACCTTAACATATGAAGCGGTTCATCAATTATCTGAAAATGGTTTTGGTCAGTCGACAGCAGTGGGTATCGGTGGGGACCCCGTAAACGGTACTGACTTTATTGATGCGCTTAAAGCCTTTAATGAAGACCCTGAAACTGAAGCGGTTATGATGATCGGTGAGATTGGTGGTACGGCAGAAGAAGAAGCGGCTGAATGGGTTAAGGCAAACATGAAAAAACCAGTAGTTGGCTTTATTGGTGGTGCTACTGCCCCTCCAGGGAAACGTATGGGACACGCTGGAGCGATTATTTCAGGTGGAAAAGGTACTGCTGAAGAAAAAATTAAAACAATGAATGCCTGTGGAATAAAAGTAGCTGAAACACCTTCTGTTATGGGTGAGACGTTAATTAATGTATTAAAAGATAAAGATCTATATGATAAATGTAAAACACACTAA
- the dprA gene encoding DNA-processing protein DprA gives MEKNEWRLIHLHYIIGTNRNFIKKVMNEDPEFEQLYQWDIQQWKEKLQINDKKAFSIVEQLQNKSLKQRIVRYAETYQVLTILSQNYPVSLRDIPDPPLVLYLHGNPKLLSHSPNLSVVGTRYPSKFARSIMTNILTPLFKYGILITSGMAIGIDGFAHQLALQHQSPTIAVLGSGFEHVYPKQHLSLYTQLIEQDLIISEYPPDQPPRKYHFPERNRIISGLSFGTLVIEAKEKSGTLITVDQALEQGKEVFAVPGSVLAETSSGCNQLIKDGAKLVQNSNDILEEFHLSR, from the coding sequence ATGGAAAAAAATGAATGGCGATTAATTCATTTGCATTATATTATTGGAACAAATCGTAATTTTATAAAGAAAGTTATGAATGAGGACCCAGAGTTTGAACAGTTGTATCAATGGGATATACAACAATGGAAAGAAAAATTACAAATTAATGACAAAAAAGCCTTTTCCATTGTAGAACAATTGCAGAATAAGTCACTAAAACAAAGAATAGTACGATACGCAGAGACATATCAGGTATTAACCATATTAAGTCAAAATTACCCTGTAAGTTTAAGAGACATTCCAGATCCTCCATTAGTTTTATACCTCCACGGTAATCCAAAGTTACTTTCACACTCACCCAACCTCAGTGTAGTAGGTACAAGATATCCTTCAAAATTCGCAAGGTCCATCATGACTAATATTCTCACTCCATTATTTAAATATGGTATACTTATTACGAGCGGGATGGCAATCGGCATCGATGGATTTGCCCATCAGTTAGCATTGCAACATCAAAGTCCAACAATCGCTGTACTTGGTAGTGGTTTCGAACATGTATATCCAAAGCAACATCTATCTTTATATACACAATTAATTGAACAAGATTTAATTATATCTGAATATCCTCCAGATCAACCTCCAAGAAAATATCACTTCCCAGAGAGAAATAGAATTATTAGTGGGCTAAGTTTCGGAACACTTGTTATAGAAGCGAAAGAAAAAAGCGGTACTCTAATCACTGTTGATCAGGCTTTAGAGCAAGGAAAAGAAGTTTTTGCAGTCCCAGGATCAGTGCTTGCCGAAACAAGCTCAGGATGTAATCAGCTGATTAAAGATGGGGCGAAATTGGTTCAAAATAGTAATGATATTTTAGAAGAATTTCATTTGAGTAGGTGA
- the topA gene encoding type I DNA topoisomerase gives MAQYLVIVESPAKAKTIERYLGKKYKVKASMGHVRDLPKSQTGVDVENDYEPKYITIRGKGPVLKELKTAAKKADKIFLAADPDREGEAIAWHLAHSLNIDLDSECRVVFNEITKDAVKDSFKHPRTINMDLVDAQQARRILDRLVGYNISPLLWQKVKKGLSAGRVQSVAVKMIIDRENEIKNFKPEEYWSIESIFNKGKQSFDGAFYGIDGKKKELHSKNDVENILSKLKGNDFLVEKVAKRERKRNPSPAFTTSSLQQEAARKLNFRARKTMMVAQQLYEGIDLGKREGGINGLITYMRTDSTRISDTAKTQARQYIENKYGKEFTDFTRKSKNAEGAQDAHEAIRPTSALRDPQSLKAVLSRDQFRLYKLIWERFIASQMAPAVMDTMTVHLTNQGVEFRATGSKIKFKGFMEVYIEGSDDQKKQKDKWLPDLTEGETVKAEKITPNQHFTQPPPRYTEARLVKTMEEKGIGRPSTYAPTLDTIQRRGYVALDNRRFVPTELGEIVIKLTEEFFPEIIDVTFTAKMEGDLDAVEEGKTEWVKIIDQFYSGFEKQLQKAEKEMEKVEIRDEPAGIDCEKCGHEMVYKMGRYGKFLACSNFPDCRNTKPILKEIGVKCPNCKDGNIVERKTKKRRTFYGCDNYPDCEFISWDKPVGRSCPKCNKMLVEKKSKKKVQVQCASCDYKEEAQG, from the coding sequence ATGGCACAATATCTAGTAATTGTTGAATCACCAGCAAAAGCAAAAACTATTGAAAGATATTTAGGGAAAAAATATAAAGTGAAAGCATCAATGGGGCACGTAAGGGATCTTCCTAAAAGTCAAACTGGTGTGGATGTTGAAAATGACTACGAGCCCAAATATATAACCATTCGTGGAAAAGGCCCTGTATTAAAAGAATTGAAAACCGCCGCTAAAAAAGCGGATAAAATCTTTCTCGCAGCCGACCCTGACCGTGAAGGGGAAGCAATAGCATGGCACTTGGCACATAGTTTAAATATTGATTTGGATTCTGAATGCCGGGTCGTTTTTAATGAAATTACCAAAGATGCTGTTAAAGATTCTTTTAAACATCCGAGAACAATAAATATGGATTTAGTTGATGCACAACAAGCGCGAAGAATTTTAGATCGATTAGTTGGTTATAATATCAGTCCACTGCTATGGCAAAAAGTCAAGAAAGGTCTTAGTGCCGGACGTGTCCAATCTGTTGCGGTTAAAATGATTATTGACCGCGAAAACGAAATTAAAAACTTTAAACCAGAAGAGTATTGGAGCATTGAATCGATTTTTAATAAAGGTAAACAATCATTTGATGGTGCTTTTTATGGAATAGATGGTAAGAAAAAAGAACTTCATTCCAAGAACGATGTAGAAAACATATTATCTAAGTTAAAAGGAAATGATTTTTTAGTAGAAAAAGTTGCTAAACGAGAAAGAAAGCGTAATCCATCACCAGCTTTCACAACGTCTTCTTTACAACAAGAAGCAGCAAGAAAGCTTAATTTCAGAGCCAGAAAAACGATGATGGTAGCACAACAATTATATGAAGGTATAGATCTTGGTAAACGCGAAGGCGGTATTAACGGTCTTATAACGTATATGCGTACGGACTCAACAAGAATATCGGATACCGCAAAAACTCAAGCTCGACAGTATATCGAAAATAAGTATGGAAAAGAATTTACTGATTTCACGAGAAAATCTAAAAATGCTGAAGGCGCACAAGATGCACACGAAGCAATTCGACCAACAAGTGCACTAAGAGATCCTCAATCACTAAAAGCAGTCTTATCTAGGGACCAATTTAGATTATATAAGTTAATTTGGGAACGATTTATTGCCAGCCAAATGGCACCGGCTGTTATGGATACGATGACTGTTCATTTAACAAATCAAGGTGTGGAGTTCAGAGCCACAGGTTCCAAGATTAAATTTAAAGGTTTTATGGAAGTGTATATCGAGGGTTCTGATGATCAGAAAAAGCAAAAAGATAAATGGTTACCTGATTTAACAGAGGGCGAAACCGTAAAAGCTGAAAAAATCACACCGAATCAACACTTTACACAACCACCTCCAAGGTATACAGAAGCAAGGTTAGTAAAAACAATGGAGGAAAAAGGGATCGGTAGACCATCAACGTATGCTCCTACATTAGATACCATTCAAAGACGTGGTTATGTTGCTCTTGATAATCGCCGGTTTGTCCCGACGGAGTTAGGAGAAATTGTTATCAAGTTAACAGAGGAATTTTTCCCTGAAATTATTGATGTCACCTTTACGGCAAAAATGGAAGGTGATTTAGATGCTGTCGAAGAGGGAAAAACAGAATGGGTAAAAATTATTGACCAATTTTACTCAGGGTTTGAGAAACAATTGCAAAAAGCAGAAAAGGAAATGGAGAAAGTTGAAATTCGTGATGAACCGGCTGGCATTGACTGTGAAAAATGTGGTCATGAAATGGTTTATAAAATGGGCCGCTATGGTAAATTTTTAGCATGTTCTAATTTTCCTGACTGTCGAAATACGAAACCAATCTTAAAAGAAATCGGAGTTAAATGTCCGAATTGTAAAGATGGTAATATCGTAGAAAGAAAAACAAAGAAACGAAGAACATTCTATGGTTGTGACAATTATCCTGATTGTGAGTTTATTTCTTGGGATAAGCCAGTGGGAAGAAGTTGTCCGAAGTGCAACAAGATGTTAGTCGAGAAGAAATCAAAGAAGAAAGTACAAGTTCAATGTGCATCATGTGATTATAAAGAAGAAGCTCAAGGTTAA